Proteins from a genomic interval of Oncorhynchus clarkii lewisi isolate Uvic-CL-2024 chromosome 13, UVic_Ocla_1.0, whole genome shotgun sequence:
- the LOC139365118 gene encoding uncharacterized protein isoform X1, translating to MKTSWYLIWIFILTLMISTARQEVMYIKGSEGQSVDLSCTPEQTGGAPVSLYLTHRCVRPEREVLFMAKDRSPGTVRVNRLYKDRLKVTGGLNSDLLNVTIAHLQRTDTGLYICEFVYTADPSDRTVSGSLEFFLFVDGTESVCQCSSYPPLIYTISAAAGLLLLVLICLCAVECAKLRKRHKTQAPIPIYEEMNSGCQGAGSAQNNHPVPTHLEETESPVYANPQARQAQENHYASPRHITLKP from the exons ATGAAGACCAGCTGGTATTTGATTTGGATATTCATTCTCACACTGATGATCAGCACTG CCCGTCAGGAGGTGATGTACATAAAGGGCTCAGAGGGGCAGTCAGTGGATCTCTCCTGTACACCTGAGCAGACAGGTGGAGCCCCTGTCAGTCTCTACTTGACCCACAGGTGTGTCCGGCCTGAGAGGGAGGTGCTGTTCATGGCCAAGGACCGGAGTCCCGGGACGGTGAGGGTTAACCGGCTGTACAAAGATCGTCTGAAGGTCACAGGCGGATTGAACTCTGACCTGCTCAACGTGACCATAGCCCATCTTCAGCGCACAGACACAGGCCTGTACATCTGTGAGTTTGTCTACACAGCTGACCCCTCTGACCGAACAGTCTCTGGCAGTCTGGAATTCTTCCTGTTTGTTGACGGGACAG agagtgtgtgtcagtgctCCAGCTACCCCCCACTGATCTacaccatctctgcagcagctggcctgcttctcctcgtcctcatCTGCCTGTGTGCAGTAGAGTGT GCTAAGCTGAGAAAACGTCATAAAACACAAGCCCCCATCCCCATCTATGAGGAAATGAACAGTGGGTGTCAAGGAGCTGGAAGTGCCCAAAATAACCATCCTGTGCCTAcacacctggaggaaacagagTCCCCTGTGTACGCCAACCCCCAGGCCAGACAAGCACAGGAGAACCACTACGCCAGCCCCCGGCATATCACTCTGAAGCCCTGA
- the LOC139365118 gene encoding uncharacterized protein isoform X2 translates to MKTSWYLIWIFILTLMISTARQEVMYIKGSEGQSVDLSCTPEQTGGAPVSLYLTHRCVRPEREVLFMAKDRSPGTVRVNRLYKDRLKVTGGLNSDLLNVTIAHLQRTDTGLYICEFVYTADPSDRTVSGSLEFFLFVDGTAAGLLLLVLICLCAVECAKLRKRHKTQAPIPIYEEMNSGCQGAGSAQNNHPVPTHLEETESPVYANPQARQAQENHYASPRHITLKP, encoded by the exons ATGAAGACCAGCTGGTATTTGATTTGGATATTCATTCTCACACTGATGATCAGCACTG CCCGTCAGGAGGTGATGTACATAAAGGGCTCAGAGGGGCAGTCAGTGGATCTCTCCTGTACACCTGAGCAGACAGGTGGAGCCCCTGTCAGTCTCTACTTGACCCACAGGTGTGTCCGGCCTGAGAGGGAGGTGCTGTTCATGGCCAAGGACCGGAGTCCCGGGACGGTGAGGGTTAACCGGCTGTACAAAGATCGTCTGAAGGTCACAGGCGGATTGAACTCTGACCTGCTCAACGTGACCATAGCCCATCTTCAGCGCACAGACACAGGCCTGTACATCTGTGAGTTTGTCTACACAGCTGACCCCTCTGACCGAACAGTCTCTGGCAGTCTGGAATTCTTCCTGTTTGTTGACGGGACAG cagctggcctgcttctcctcgtcctcatCTGCCTGTGTGCAGTAGAGTGT GCTAAGCTGAGAAAACGTCATAAAACACAAGCCCCCATCCCCATCTATGAGGAAATGAACAGTGGGTGTCAAGGAGCTGGAAGTGCCCAAAATAACCATCCTGTGCCTAcacacctggaggaaacagagTCCCCTGTGTACGCCAACCCCCAGGCCAGACAAGCACAGGAGAACCACTACGCCAGCCCCCGGCATATCACTCTGAAGCCCTGA
- the LOC139365120 gene encoding sterile alpha motif domain-containing protein 9-like: protein MTCSVYKMEWNKLPCGEWTESHVSSWLESIGVKEKYILKLYEEEVTGPALIELQEKYLRDTIEMKGGQIQLMLHKRDELLKPVPQKTKAVSSTQRDTSHVESSAVFTQESKDKVSRSSEKSESRPVSIPNECEPKSGGASLPLCDFRKFDDIEKEFRYVKNTVLPPETGIEDIIVPCHEYKSLENAHKLEPQKLKVKVASEVLRFACACMNMRSNGTIHFGVMDKVKGIYKHGEIIGIPVENQDLFVDALDYIEKSFRGSTHQCDARKCIRNPKFIEVIDKEASETTWIIEYDVVPKAKMVKDKLYSVTIPKFSEKSNKVIYEEKATYHRVGANTPRISEDGLIHFIQDLRDKDQQREEAELSDNQTASDCREDQKRKLSILLTCGKKYMDDSLFYIIVTNKLKQEHLENINFLTHMNIFCVFDFDPDSKTSGLCEKYKEHHATNLHFLHDYANDSGVKTTDFINRLKLFDKPSWIFCNGRSDYLGDEKPCDEKTWMKTKKKLLKRAVSVICNDILPKGSFVVVFLLMSQVEQPIVDTFHEFYAEMNGHDDLAIISESKENYKKWSSLAQVSCSMAALKEISIVEMPLSHVDATIQTIQPTVSRPTRRLPVFNKGLCFLKPVEEDEINSLDIVSVDQCDNTKVEIMDQDKINTIEKYFYQGGKIDWMNLWLADKNLCGEVIKRDAYKETNEILENIVQGSRVKRPIETVNICHHPGSGGSTVARQILWSWRTKLRCAVVKQSKEFTTVCEHAVRLREYEEKDKNSCLPVLLLLEDCNGDYLDDLRREIGNAIATKKISSSVLCFILLICKMSHDPERMCRALPSQTVAVTHKLTDGEKTLFSRKLEKLKLDFKPDFILTFVLMSEGFKPSYIEGFVKNLLDKIDHSSLITRLMRFVALLNCYIHDSYISVSHCEASLGIDMHMDKIRYHAFLDCLSEQARLVFIHLSPFKGESPLHISSIRIIHPLVAKEILKQLSTTLPQSMIAMDLLQDKVLMNHRFGKDEFWKFIQVLFIRRNKKSRGDPKDSSFSPLIEHVSTETGGIQTAVDLLKAAYTSLGKDPFVAQQLARLLYTNTRFEEALRWAKEAKEILPYDTFVLDTLGQVYKRWFYHMHDTLDKQELVPEKVTDIIDTALKGISAFRASEKTPLKKTVSLNSSYYGEVDVGCRLLQLISSVDVFSTKGGNSELMKYLLTDYKPQAVTNPWRSFHSQLKGMQKSIYHALECISEDLSYFQTDISDEEEELDTREPEQVHNPRKWLTRTSAVYAGFFCNVSDLGNPMPDNIDAEIATNPEIANPFQRQMKIYKLGGGNVTSILSLLYDQKTERSAKKLEAIIGMYPENLKRNDLDQTELVNFIFCQIALACALPGSSKLLLPQQLQDLSMRFNTEGKNMSTASALFLLLLLLWPEEPSRENTNPAHSQVLMSAIDALQRLYELKIQHVPPRKSRIATHFFLGKARGLYKIVHKGLIEKHIKGNLSERRMKWLGGEVWTTPEVVRLLKRVEGWTENGHLFVQGTTKGSKIRVIPRYSASLPNANENVTFYLGFSFDGVLAFDIQVLD from the exons ATGACATGCAGTGTCTATAAGATGG AGTGGAACAAATTGCCATGTGGCGAATGGACAGAATCCCATGTGAGCTCCTGGTTAGAATCCATTGGAGTGAAAGAGAAGTACATTCTGAAACTGTACGAAGAGGAGGTTACAGGACCTGCACTAATTGAGTTACAGGAAAAGTATCTACGCGATACAATTGaaatgaaaggcggccaaatcCAACTAATGCTGCACAAACGAGATGAACTTTTGAAGCCAGTACCACAAAAAACAAAAGCCGTCAGTAGCACACAGAGAGATACCAGCCATGTTGAATCTAGTGCTGTGTTCACACAAGAATCTAAAGACAAAGTTTCAAGATCCAGTGAAAAAAGTGAAAGTAGACCCGTTTCCATACCAAATGAATGTGAACCAAAATCGGGCGGGGCATCTTTGCCGCTTTGTGACTTTCGAAAATTTGATGACATTGAAAAAGAATTCAGATATGTAAAAAATACAGTACTTCCACCAGAGACCGGAATTGAAGACATTATTGTTCCATGCCATGAATACAAGTCACTGGAAAATGCCCACAAATTGGAACCACAAAAACTCAAGGTCAAAGTTGCAAGTGAGGTGCTCAGATTTGCATGTGCATGCATGAATATGCGGTCCAATGGCACAATACACTTTGGGGTTATGGATAAAGTTAAAGGAATCTACAAACATGGTGAAATCATAGGAATACCAGTTGAAAACCAAGATTTATTTGTGGATGCATTGGATTACATTGAAAAGAGCTTCAGAGGATCAACGCATCAGTGTGATGCCAGGAAATGCATAAGGAACCCAAAGTTCATTGAGGTAATTGACAAGGAGGCCAGTGAAACAACATGGATCATTGAATATGATGTTGTCCCCAAGGCAAAAATGGTAAAAGACAAACTGTACAGTGTCACTATTCCAAAGTTCAGCGAAAAATCCAACAAAGTAATCTATGAGGAGAAAGCCACCTACCACAGAGTAGGGGCTAACACACCCCGCATATCAGAGGATGGCCTAATTCATTTCATTCAAGACCTGAGGGACAAAgatcaacagagagaggaggctgaaCTCTCAGACAACCAAACAGCTTCTGACTGTAGAGAGGATCAGAAGAGAAaactctccatcctcctcacatGTGGAAAAAAGTACATGGATGACTCACTGTTCTACATCATCGTGACAAACAAACTTAAACAAGAACATCTTGAGAACATCAACTTCTTGACTCACATGAATATATTTTGTGTGTTTGACTTTGACCCAGATTCTAAGACATCGGGTCTATGTGAGAAATATAAAGAGCACCATGCCACAAACCTTCATTTCCTGCATGACTATGCTAATGATAGTGGGGTGAAGACCACTGACTTCATAAACCGTTTGAAGCTCTTTGATAAACCAAGCTGGATTTTCTGCAATGGGCGAAGCGATTACCTTGGAGATGAGAAACCTTGTGATGAAAAAACCTGGATGAAAACCAAAAAAAAGCTACTGAAAAGGGCAGTGTCCGTCATCTGCAATGACATCCTTCCTAAAGGGTCATTTGTGGTGGTTTTCTTGCTCATGTCTCAGGTCGAACAGCCAATTGTTGATACATTCCATGAATTCTATGCAGAAATGAATGGTCATGACGATTTGGCTATCATTTCAGAGTCTAAAGAGAACTACAAAAAGTGGTCAAGCCTTGCCCAGGTATCTTGTAGCATGGCTGCACTCAAAGAGATCAGTATTGTTGAAATGCCACTGAGTCATGTTGATGCCACTATTCAAACTATTCAGCCTACAGTTAGTCGACCCACAAGGCGCTTACCAGTCTTCAACAAAGGCTTGTGCTTCTTAAAGCCAGTTGAAGAGGATGAGATTAATTCTTTGGACATAGTCAGTGTTGACCAGTGTGATAACACAAAGGTGGAGATAATGGACCAAGACAAAATCAACACCATTGAAAAGTATTTCTATCAAGGTGGGAAGATAGACTGGATGAATTTGTGGCTTGCAGACAAAAATCTATGTGGGGAGGTCATCAAGCGAGACGCATACAAAGAAACAAATGAAATTCTGGAGAACATTGTACAGGGTAGTCGAGTCAAAAGACCCATCGAGACTGTGAATATATGTCACCATCCTGGCAGTGGTGGGAGTACAGTTGCACGACAGATCCTCTGGAGTTGGAGGACAAAATTGCGATGTGCAGTTGTCAAACAATCAAAAGAATTCACAACTGTGTGTGAACATGCAGTGCGTCTACGGGAATATGAAGAAAAGGACAAAAACAGCTGTCTACCGGTACTGTTGCTGTTGGAAGATTGCAATGGAGATTATCTGGATGACCTTAGGCGGGAAATAGGCAACGctattgcaacaaaaaaaataagttCCTCTGTCCTATGTTTTATCCTGCTCATCTGCAAAATGTCTCATGATCCAGAGAGAATGTGCCGAGCATTGCCGTCTCAGACCGTCGCTGTGACACACAAactgacagatggagagaagactCTCTTCTCAAGGAAACTGGAGAAACTAAAGCTGGACTTTAAACCCGACTTCATTCTCACATTTGTACTGATGAGTGAGGGCTTTAAACCAAGCTACATTGAGGGATTTGTGAAAAATCTGCTGGACAAAATTGATCATTCATCTCTTATCACTCGGCTTATGAGATTTGTAGCATTGTTGAACTGTTACATTCATGACTCCTACATATCTGTGTCACACTGTGAGGCTTCCCTTGGCATAGATATGCACATGGATAAAATCCGTTACCATGCATTTCTGGACTGTCTCAGCGAACAAGCTAGACTTGTTTTCATACACCTTTCACCTTTCAAAGGAGAAAGTCCATTACACATCTCGTCCATACGGATAATTCATCCACTGGTGGCAAAGGAAATTCTGAAGCAACTCTCTACAACCTTGCCTCAAAGCATGATCGCAATGGATCTACTACAGGACAAAGTACTAATGAACCATAGGTTTGGCAAGGATGAATTTTGGAAGTTCATCCAAGTTCTCTTCATCAGACGTAACAAAAAAAGCAGAGGAGATCCTAAAGACAGTTCATTCTCTCCTCTGATTGAACATGTCAGCACTGAAACAGGGGGCATTCAAACAGCTGTTGATCTTTTGAAAGCAGCTTACACATCTTTAGGAAAAGATCCATTTGTTGCCCAGCAGCTTGCACGTCTGCTTTACACAAACACAAGATTTGAGGAAGCCCTACGTTGGGCTAAAGAGGCAAAAGAAATCCTGCCATATGATACATTTGTCCTTGACACATTAGGACAGGTGTACAAGCGGTGGTTTTATCACATGCATGACACCCTTGACAAGCAAGAATTAGTGCCTGAAAAGGTTACTGACATCATTGACACTGCTCTGAAAGGAATTTCTGCATTCCGTGCCTCAGAAAAAACACCCTTAAAAAAGACAGTCAGTCTGAACAGCTCCTACTATGGGGAGGTGGATGTTGGATGTAGACTGCTTCAACTCATATCATCAGTTGATGTTTTTTCAACCAAAGGTGGAAATTCTGAGTTGATGAAATATTTGCTGACTGACTACAAACCACAGGCAGTTACAAATCCTTGGCGGAGTTTCCACAGCCAGTTGAAAGGAATGCAAAAGAGTATTTACCATGCTCTTGAGTGCATTTCTGAAGACCTCAGTTACTTTCAGACAGACATTAGTGACGAGGAAGAGGAACTTGACACAAGAGAGCCTGAACAAGTACACAATCCAAGGAAATGGCTAACAAGGACGAGTGCTGTGTATGCTGGCTTTTTTTGTAATGTTTCTGATCTAGGCAACCCAATGCCTGACAACATTGATGCTGAAATAGCCACTAATCCTGAAATAGCCAACCCATTCCAAAGACAAATGAAAATTTACAAGCTAGGAGGAGGAAACGTCACGTCCATCCTGTCATTACTCTATGATCAGAAGACAGAGAGATCTGCTAAAAAGCTGGAGGCAATAATTGGCATGTATCCAGAAAACCTCAAAAGGAATGACCTTGACCAGACAGAACTTGTCAATTTCATATTTTGTCAGATAGCTCTTGCTTGTGCTTTACCTGGCTCATCAAAGTTACTTTTACCTCAACAACTCCAAGATCTCAGCATGAGATTTAACACAGAGGGAAAAAACATGTCAACAGCTAgtgctctctttcttctcttacTTCTGCTCTGGCCAGAGGAGCCAAGCAGAGAGAACACTAATCCAGCTCATAGCCAAGTCCTAATGTCAGCAATTGATGCCCTTCAGAGACTTTATGAGCTCAAAATTCAACATGTTCCTCCAAGGAAGAGTAGAATAGCGACCCACTTCTTTCTTGGAAAGGCAAGGGGTCTATACAAGATTGTCCACAAGGGTCTGATTGAAAAGCACATAAAAGGAAATCTCAGTGAAAGAAGAATGAAGTGGCTCGGAGGTGAGGTGTGGACAACCCCCGAGGTTGTACGATTGCTGAAACGTGTTGAAGGGTGGACAGAAAATGGACACCTGTTTGTTCAGGGTACAACCAAAGGGAGCAAGATCAGGGTCATTCCACGGTATTCAGCCTCTCTACCAAATGCAAACGAAAATGTCACTTTCTACCTAGGCTTTTCTTTTGACGGGGTGCTTGCTTTTGACATTCAAGTTTTGGACTAA